The sequence below is a genomic window from Salicibibacter cibarius.
CTTATCAACAACAAGGGTTTCCTATTTTTTCTTTTTCTTTATTTTGCCTGTCCATTTTTTAAAGCCGTTTTTTAAATAATGAAGGTTATCGTTGCCGGTTTTTTTCTTGAGAATGCGCGCGGCCTGGCGGCTTTTCGCGCCTGAATTGTCATAAAGATAGACTTGTTGGTCTTTGCGAACTTCCTGCAGGCGTTGTTTAAGTTGTGACAGGGGGATGTTCCGTGCTCCCCAAATGTGGCCGCCATCATAGTCCTTCTGCTCACGCACATCGATCAATTGCGCTTTTCTGTACCCTTGGATAAATTCATCCTGGGTAAGCGGTGTGAGGTAAGAAGGCGTTCGTAAGCGGCGTATAAGCATGGTAGCGGCGAAAACAATGAGTCCGCCCCAAAGAATGATTGATAAGATCTCATAAAAATCCATCTAAATTGCTCCTCCTTTTCGTTCCCCTTCATATTATAAGAAACTTACTGGCGAGACGCAAAACAATATCCTTATTATTTTTTATATGTTGCTGAATTTGATAAACTAAAAAAGAAGACAGAAGGGCGTGAATACAATATGGAAAAAGAAAAATGGTTGTTCATCGACTCCGGAGCTTGTTCACCTTCGTATAATATGGCTTTGGATGAAATGCTTTTACATTGGCATAGCGAGGGGCTTATCCCGCCGGTCATCCGATTTTATGAATGGAATCCGGCCACGCTTTCCATCGGTTATTTTCAAAAAATACATAAAGAAATCAATTTGG
It includes:
- a CDS encoding rhodanese-like domain-containing protein, which gives rise to MDFYEILSIILWGGLIVFAATMLIRRLRTPSYLTPLTQDEFIQGYRKAQLIDVREQKDYDGGHIWGARNIPLSQLKQRLQEVRKDQQVYLYDNSGAKSRQAARILKKKTGNDNLHYLKNGFKKWTGKIKKKKK